The Gopherus flavomarginatus isolate rGopFla2 chromosome 18, rGopFla2.mat.asm, whole genome shotgun sequence genome segment TTGGTCTGTATGCAACGAGTTGGGGAGTTCTCAGTCTAGGGCCCAGCAGGCCACTGTCCCAACCAGTCCCAGTGGAGCGGCCAAGGCCTGGACAGGCCCCAGACCTgaattcccctccccaccctgtggGGCTCCCCCTGGGGAAGATCTCCTCAATCTGatctctgctgtctgtttcccATTGCCCCAGCGGCTCATCGACAAGACGAAGGTGACCTACCTGAAGTGGATCCCGGAGACGGAGAGCCTCTTCCTGGCCTCCCATGCCAGTGGGCACCTGTACCTGTACAATGTGGAGCAACCGTGTGGCTCTGCCTTGCCCCAGTACACTCTCCTCAAGCAGGGCGAGGGCTTTGCCGTCTACGCCTGCAAGAGCAAAAGCGCCCGCAACCCGCTGGTGAAGTGGGCGGTGGGCGAGGGGGCCCTCAACGAGTTCGCCTTCTCGCCCGACGGCCGCTACCTGGCCTGCGTCAGCCAGGACGGCTGCCTCCGCGTCTTCCACTTCGACTCCATGCTGCTGCAGGGCATGATGAAGAGCTACTTCGGGGGGCTGCTGTGCGTCTGCTGGAGCCCCGACGGGCGCTACATTGTCACCGGCGGCGAGGACGACCTGGTGACCGTCTGGTCCTTCGCCGAGGGCCGGGTCATCGCCAGGGGGCACGGGCACAAGTCCTGGGTCAACGCGGTGGCCTTCGACCCCTACACCAGCAgcgtggaggaggaggagccgccggagctgagCGGCAGCGACGAGGAGCCCCAGGAGCCGGCCCACTTTGGCCGGGTGCGGACTAGCAGCACCCTGTCCCGCCTCTCCAAGCACAGCACCAAGAGCTCCCCCTCGGTGACCTACCGCTTTGGCTCGGCCGGGCAGGACACTCAGTTCTGCCTGTGGGACCTGACGGAGGATGTACTGTACCCCCACCACCCGCTCTCCCGGGCCCGGACTCTCACCAACACCTTCAGCACTGGCATCCCCTCCTCGGTGAGCGGCGGGAGCAACCTGGCTGGGGAGCCGGGGGGCAGCAGCGGCGGCTCGATCCTGCCCCGCTC includes the following:
- the DMWD gene encoding dystrophia myotonica WD repeat-containing protein isoform X2, which produces MAAVVAAPDGPPPLLPELKSQFRTREGSYRRPRQQSLDLNKPIDKRIYKGTQPTCHDFNQFTAAADSISLLVGFSAGQVQYLDLIKKDTSKLFNEERLIDKTKVTYLKWIPETESLFLASHASGHLYLYNVEQPCGSALPQYTLLKQGEGFAVYACKSKSARNPLVKWAVGEGALNEFAFSPDGRYLACVSQDGCLRVFHFDSMLLQGMMKSYFGGLLCVCWSPDGRYIVTGGEDDLVTVWSFAEGRVIARGHGHKSWVNAVAFDPYTSSVEEEEPPELSGSDEEPQEPAHFGRVRTSSTLSRLSKHSTKSSPSVTYRFGSAGQDTQFCLWDLTEDVLYPHHPLSRARTLTNTFSTGIPSSVSGGSNLAGEPGGSSGGSILPRSLSRSNSLPHPAVTGAAKSHATDSAVPFSIGKFATLTLQERRDKSAEKEHKRYHSLGNISKSNDKINGAPRSKLDTAKVLGTALCPRINEVPLLEPLVCKKIAHERLTVLLFLEDCIITACQEGLICTWARPGKANLTSQNGSSPSGTVV